The Stenotrophomonas maltophilia sequence GGACGTGCGTGGCGTTCAGCGCGGCGCAGATGAATGGGCCGGAAGCGCGCCCAACTCATTGATCCAGCAGGGCAACCCTTATAATTGAGACAGAATTGTCCGATTCTGCGTGACGAACTGTTCCAGCCACGACCCCGACATTTCTCCGACAAATCGTGGAATAGCGAACTGGCGAGTACTAAAATTAACGAAAACTTAGTAACTCCCTGTAACACCGGTTCGCTTGACGCTTTGCGCCACCCACCGGGTCGTCCGAGACCCTGATATGTACCTCCCTGCTACTCCCCCCTCCTCCTGCGGCGATGACGCCGCGGCGCCGCTGCTGCTCAAGCGCGGCGAGCGTTTCCTGGCCCCCGATGTCTACCGCACCTGCCTGGGCGGGCGCGAGGCGGTCATCAAGGACTATTCCCGTTATCGCGGCACCCCGCTGTCGCCCGTCGCCCGGCTGATGGTCCGCCGCGAGGCGCGCATGCTGCAGCGCCTGGGCGGCTGGAAGCACGCCCCGGCCCTGCTCGGCACCCTCGGTGGCCTGGCGCTGGGCATGGAATTCATTCCCGGCCAGACGCTCAGCAGCGCACAGGCCGTGGGCAATGAAGTGTTCGAGCAGCTGCAGCACGCGCTCAGCCGCCTGCACGCCGCCGGCATCACCCACAACGACCTGCATGGCACCAACGTGGTGGTCAGCGGCGGCGTGCCGGTGCTGCTGGACTTCACCTCGGCCTGGCGCGCCCCGCGCTGGCTGCGCCGCAACCCGCTGAGCCGGCAGATGCGCCGCAGCGACATGAAGAACCTGCTGAAAATCCGCCAGCGTGTGACCGGCCAGGCCCCGAGCGCCGCGCAGGCCGCGCTGGTGGCCGACCCGGGCTGGGTTGCCGCCGTGCGGCAGGGCTGGAAGCGGTTCTACAAGTGGGCGAAGCGCCGGTAGTGCTTTGCTTTGGTAGGGGTCGAGCTTGCTCGACCGCTTTACCGCTCTTTGTAGAGCCGAGCCCACGCTCGGCTGCTGTTCCTGCATCTCGCGAAATGCAGCCGAGCATCGGCTCGGCTCTACAAAAAACCGGTTACAACGCGTCCGCGTCCAGCTCACCGGTACGGATACGCACCACGCTGCCCAGGTCGTACACGAACACCTTGCCGTCACCAATCTTGCCGGTGCCGGCGGCCTTCACGATGGCCTCAACCACCGCCTCCACCTGGTCATCGGTCACCGCCACTTCCAGCTTCACCTTCGGCAGGAAATCGACCACATACTCCGCGCCACGGTACAGCTCGGTGTGGCCCTTCTGGCGACCAAAGCCTTTAACTTCCGTCACCGTGATGCCGGTAACCCCACGCTCGGCCAGCGCTTCGCGCACGTCGTCGAGCTTGAACGGCTTGATCACCGCCATGACCATCTTCATCGTCTATCTCCTGTCTTCCGGCGTGGAGGATAGCGCCTGAACGCGGCCCGTGCGAAGCCGCTGCGGCCTGTCCGGGCAGTGGGTGCCAGCAGTATCCTTGTGCCCGAATGGCCTGCCCGCGCCGGATGCACGGGCCCACCCCCACGGAGCACCCCATGATCGACCTGAACCAAATCGATGACCTCGCCCGTCGCCTCAGCGACCTGGTGCCGCCGGGCCTGCGCGAATCGCGCGAGGAACTGCAGGCCACCTTCAAGAGCGCGCTGCAGGCCGGCCTGGCCAAGCTCGACCTGGTCACCCGCGAGGAGTTCGAGGTGCAGCGCGCGGTGTTGTTGAAGACCCGCGAGAAGCTGGACGCGCTGGAAACGGCCGTGCGCGCGCTGGAAGGGCGCGGCGCCGCAGAATGAAAAAAGGAGGCGCACCGCGCCTCCCGTTTACAGAGTATTTCCCGGATGGGGCCTTGCAGCAAGGCCCACCGGGCGCCCTAGACTCGCCGGCCTGTCGATCCGGCAGCACAAAGAGGGGCAGCAGCGATGGCGCAGGACACCGAATGGACACCCGTTTCGCATGACACCTGCGACCAGGTCGCCGGGCCGTTCTACCACGGCACTCGCGCTGACCTGGCGGTGGGTGAGTTGCTGAGCGCGGGCTTCCGCTCCAACTATCGCGACAGCGTGGTGATGAACCACATCTACTTCACCACGATTGCCAAGGGCGCTGGGCTGGCTGCGGAGATGGCCCGGGGTGAAGGGCGACCGCGTGTGTACATCGTGGAGCCGACCGGGCCGTTCGAGGACGATCCGAACGTGACCAACAAGAAGTTTCCCGGGAACCCGACGCGCTCGTATCGGAGTGCGCAGCCGTTGCGGGTGGTTGGGGAGATTGTGGAGTGGGAGCTCTACGACGCGGAGTTCGTTCGGCAGTTGAGGGCGTTTGTTGCTTCGGGGAGTG is a genomic window containing:
- a CDS encoding RIO1 family regulatory kinase/ATPase, coding for MYLPATPPSSCGDDAAAPLLLKRGERFLAPDVYRTCLGGREAVIKDYSRYRGTPLSPVARLMVRREARMLQRLGGWKHAPALLGTLGGLALGMEFIPGQTLSSAQAVGNEVFEQLQHALSRLHAAGITHNDLHGTNVVVSGGVPVLLDFTSAWRAPRWLRRNPLSRQMRRSDMKNLLKIRQRVTGQAPSAAQAALVADPGWVAAVRQGWKRFYKWAKRR
- a CDS encoding P-II family nitrogen regulator produces the protein MKMVMAVIKPFKLDDVREALAERGVTGITVTEVKGFGRQKGHTELYRGAEYVVDFLPKVKLEVAVTDDQVEAVVEAIVKAAGTGKIGDGKVFVYDLGSVVRIRTGELDADAL
- the ubiK gene encoding ubiquinone biosynthesis accessory factor UbiK translates to MIDLNQIDDLARRLSDLVPPGLRESREELQATFKSALQAGLAKLDLVTREEFEVQRAVLLKTREKLDALETAVRALEGRGAAE
- the arr gene encoding NAD(+)--rifampin ADP-ribosyltransferase; the protein is MAQDTEWTPVSHDTCDQVAGPFYHGTRADLAVGELLSAGFRSNYRDSVVMNHIYFTTIAKGAGLAAEMARGEGRPRVYIVEPTGPFEDDPNVTNKKFPGNPTRSYRSAQPLRVVGEIVEWELYDAEFVRQLRAFVASGSGEIIN